The following are from one region of the Patescibacteria group bacterium genome:
- a CDS encoding glycosyltransferase family 39 protein yields the protein MPTLTKNQGRLLFAGLILAAGFFFLFRLGANAFLDYDEATYAQVVKEAMDNKEYCSFNLWGQRWIDKPPLYFWLAIGSAKVFEFNELALRLPSALLGILAVIITWLLAFRLTKNYFTAFLAGAILALSGEFAFAARQVRLDVPVAAAVLASVYFFIRGWENSKWFLAMGAALAAGVLTKSVVGLFALPAMFAFSLAYKKWDYLKSGWFWGGPVFMFGLLFPWHYIETKKYGIEFWNTYVGHHLFSRVAAPIQGSGITVWHYFKYLFFLVEPWMAVMAALVIWQIARHGKKWKEYNPLSLASFLSFIFIFSIFAVSKTRLFYYLEPIYPFMAIFIAASLFDFLEWMKPEKKAARNFILILLFLGLCNTIWQVIELRENFSSEYETANLEKEAGLKLASEAPLPAFSYGYLWLETLNFYSQRKINMHPGESVESAGIYLIANPKLFQLYRPAKIFRERNEPIFEKGDVGVYRIRPGEATPIFNQ from the coding sequence ATGCCGACGCTAACCAAAAATCAAGGAAGGCTGCTTTTCGCCGGTTTGATATTGGCGGCGGGCTTTTTCTTTCTTTTCCGCCTGGGCGCGAACGCGTTTTTAGATTATGATGAGGCGACTTACGCGCAGGTGGTTAAAGAGGCGATGGATAATAAGGAATACTGTTCGTTTAATCTCTGGGGGCAAAGATGGATCGACAAGCCGCCATTGTACTTTTGGCTGGCAATAGGAAGCGCAAAGGTTTTCGAGTTTAATGAATTGGCGCTTCGCCTGCCGTCGGCTTTGCTAGGAATCCTGGCAGTTATTATTACCTGGCTTTTAGCTTTCCGCCTGACTAAAAATTACTTTACCGCGTTTTTGGCCGGAGCGATTTTGGCGCTGTCCGGGGAATTCGCTTTTGCCGCCAGACAAGTAAGGCTTGACGTCCCGGTCGCCGCGGCCGTCCTCGCTTCAGTTTACTTTTTTATCCGGGGCTGGGAAAATTCAAAATGGTTTTTGGCGATGGGCGCGGCGCTCGCGGCCGGAGTTTTAACAAAAAGCGTTGTCGGGTTATTTGCCCTGCCGGCGATGTTTGCTTTCAGCCTGGCTTACAAAAAATGGGATTATTTAAAAAGCGGCTGGTTTTGGGGCGGGCCCGTTTTTATGTTTGGGCTCCTATTTCCCTGGCACTATATTGAAACAAAAAAATACGGCATTGAATTTTGGAACACTTACGTCGGGCATCATCTTTTTTCCCGGGTGGCGGCGCCGATCCAGGGCTCGGGCATTACCGTCTGGCATTATTTCAAGTATTTGTTTTTTCTGGTTGAACCCTGGATGGCGGTGATGGCCGCTCTCGTAATCTGGCAAATCGCCCGCCACGGGAAGAAGTGGAAAGAATATAATCCGCTGTCCTTGGCTTCGTTCTTGTCTTTTATATTTATTTTTTCCATCTTTGCCGTTTCCAAAACCCGGCTTTTTTATTATCTGGAGCCGATTTATCCCTTTATGGCCATTTTCATCGCCGCCTCGCTTTTCGACTTTTTAGAATGGATGAAGCCGGAGAAAAAGGCGGCGAGGAATTTTATTTTAATACTGCTATTTTTGGGGTTATGCAATACTATTTGGCAGGTGATTGAGCTTCGGGAAAATTTTTCCAGTGAATACGAAACCGCCAATCTGGAAAAAGAAGCCGGACTGAAGCTCGCCAGCGAAGCGCCGCTACCGGCTTTTTCTTACGGGTATTTATGGCTGGAGACCCTGAATTTTTACAGCCAGAGGAAAATCAATATGCATCCGGGCGAGAGCGTAGAAAGCGCCGGAATTTATCTCATCGCCAATCCCAAACTTTTCCAGCTTTACCGTCCGGCAAAAATTTTCAGGGAAAGGAACGAGCCGATTTTTGAAAAGGGCGATGTCGGGGTCTACCGGATCCGTCCCGGCGAAGCCACCCCGATTTTTAACCAATAA
- a CDS encoding phage holin family protein produces MKSLTSLLINTIAVFAAAYILPGVSVQGFLTALVAAVVLAILNLFLKPVLIFFTLPATLITLGLFIFVINAFLVLIVAWLVPGFAVNGFFWALLFSLVFTLVKFVLEKISEPADKNSY; encoded by the coding sequence ATGAAATCATTAACTAGCCTTTTAATCAATACTATCGCGGTTTTCGCGGCCGCCTACATATTGCCCGGAGTGTCAGTCCAGGGGTTTTTAACCGCCCTGGTGGCGGCCGTTGTTCTTGCGATTCTAAACTTGTTTTTAAAGCCGGTTCTCATATTCTTCACTCTGCCGGCGACTCTTATCACCCTGGGGCTGTTTATTTTCGTTATTAACGCCTTTTTAGTGTTAATTGTCGCCTGGCTGGTTCCGGGCTTCGCGGTTAACGGATTTTTTTGGGCGCTTCTTTTCAGCCTGGTTTTCACTCTGGTTAAATTTGTTCTAGAAAAGATTTCAGAGCCGGCAGACAAAAATTCTTACTAA